Below is a genomic region from Henckelia pumila isolate YLH828 chromosome 3, ASM3356847v2, whole genome shotgun sequence.
GGTGCGGGGAGGACAACTCCTAAAGTTTACCACACTCTTTTCTTGGTATTAACCTCATCGAATTCATCTATTTGCAGGGTGTCGAATGGGGATCAGTATCCCTAGTTGATGCAGAGAAACGACTTTTAGCAAATGCCCTTCTCGACTTCTCGAACGAGCGGTTCATCCTCCTGTCAGAGAGTTGTATTCCAGTTTACAACTTCCCAGTTATCTACAGTTATCTCATTGAATCAACCCATAGTTTTGTGGAGTCCTACGACGACCCTTCTCGTTATGGCCGTGGCCGGTACAGCCGCAGCATGAGACCGGACGTTAAGCTTGCCGACTGGAGAAAAGGGTCTCAATGGTTCGAACTTCATCGAACTCTAGCAATCAAGGTTATTTCTGACACCAAATATTACAGAATCTTCAAGAAGTATTGTACACCTTCTTGCTATCCTGATGAGCATTACATTCCAACCTTTTTACACATGTTCCATGGTTCCCTTACCGCGAACCGAACCATTACCTATGTTGATTGGTCGCAGATTGCCCCCCATCCTGCGTCTTTCTCAGCCGTTAACATAACAGAGAGCTTCTTACAGTCGATCAGGAACAACGGCACATTGTGTTCATACAACTCCGAGAAGACGCGTATTTGTTACCTCTTTGCAAGAAAATTTGATGACAGTGCTTTGGAACCTTTATTGAATCTAACATCAAAGGTTATGGGATTTTAGATATTCTTATGTTACAGGGATTAGGGTCCTATTTTTTCACCCTTTTTCTTACAATCTTTTGTAGACCTCTTGAATTGCGATATTTTTTAATGTAAATGCACAGAGCCGATATTTTTATACTCATGCCTGGACTGCAACACAATGGCTGAAAAAAGAGACCTTTGCCTGTTTTATTAGCTGTATGTAAATGTCTATAACATGTTAATGATTGTTCAAACAAATCCAATCGAACCTAATGTtagcatttttcttgttttcatatttttcgGTTTGGATCTGGGTTTGAGTTTGGCTCGATCGATTCAAAGTTCGAATTGTGGCATAATTATATTTAGATAGTATTTGAGAGAGcttttaggaagcacttctcggtttttccttcacaaaattttaaaattttgaaaaagaaaagctgagaagtattttttaaaaattctacCATACACTGTTTTGGTTCGACTTAGTCGAATATCGGCGCTCGCGACGGCTTGCGAACTTTGGAATCAAAAAAACAATTGAggattcaaataatatatatttcaatataaTGGAACATGCTATTACTGGAAAATGTGTTTGAAGATATTGCGCATATTCGAAAACAAGTAAATTCTGCAGTTCAAGCTCTAGCCGAGTTTGCTTGCTCCAGCGTTAATTGTGTGAATTGGAGTGATGCGTGTTTT
It encodes:
- the LOC140890865 gene encoding glycosyltransferase BC10, giving the protein MAKSREKDDPEKGFNSSVMTAVDSSISLLKLISTLIVFVVGVVIGLVSSSHINRYLTIQDDRFTFSHSYIDSMQFSVETPQIEAQYEREDCLSIDSFIRPRNLSHGMTDRELFWRASMVPQKEEFPFKKVPRVAFMFLTRGPLPMLPLWERFFKGQDVEKYSIYMHTHPRFDLNVSEDSVFYNRHIPSQGVEWGSVSLVDAEKRLLANALLDFSNERFILLSESCIPVYNFPVIYSYLIESTHSFVESYDDPSRYGRGRYSRSMRPDVKLADWRKGSQWFELHRTLAIKVISDTKYYRIFKKYCTPSCYPDEHYIPTFLHMFHGSLTANRTITYVDWSQIAPHPASFSAVNITESFLQSIRNNGTLCSYNSEKTRICYLFARKFDDSALEPLLNLTSKVMGF